In Deinococcus psychrotolerans, a genomic segment contains:
- a CDS encoding class I SAM-dependent methyltransferase has product MPAKRQVSLTSLRRGEQGGAICHLGQVFIFTVQPLSEVLPLLRQTLETAGEVTFSAPDPDLGTGLYAGEVSAAGRHRSYAAWLDIAEVLGARLLTPAKLEAGRVQLTLSRLPPPLREGHYGAGSEFQRVNKLEDAWFLQGFTEALERAKLSDGARLLSVGVGAGRELEALALAYPDLSFEVVGIDTDESALELARQRYPNWTFELGDVNALNLDLGRFDLVVALSVLQSRGVNLDVALRGLTKHHLSGRGSLILGFPNARYAGGELRYGARMLNFRDPDLSLLMADVALVRRHLHKHGFKVYVTGKYEVLVTGVPSGQVKLSP; this is encoded by the coding sequence ATGCCCGCCAAGCGCCAAGTCAGCTTAACAAGCTTGCGGCGCGGCGAACAGGGGGGCGCGATCTGTCATCTTGGGCAGGTGTTTATTTTTACGGTGCAGCCGCTGAGCGAAGTGCTGCCACTCCTGCGGCAAACGCTGGAGACAGCGGGAGAAGTGACGTTCAGCGCCCCCGACCCCGACTTGGGTACGGGCCTGTACGCGGGCGAGGTGAGCGCGGCGGGCCGTCACCGTTCTTACGCGGCGTGGCTGGACATCGCCGAGGTGCTGGGCGCACGGCTGCTGACGCCCGCCAAGCTGGAAGCCGGACGGGTACAACTGACCCTGAGCCGCTTGCCGCCGCCGCTGCGCGAGGGCCACTACGGCGCGGGCAGCGAGTTTCAGCGCGTCAATAAGCTCGAAGATGCGTGGTTTTTGCAAGGCTTCACGGAAGCGCTGGAGCGGGCCAAACTGAGTGACGGCGCACGCCTCCTCAGCGTGGGCGTCGGCGCAGGCCGAGAACTGGAAGCGCTGGCGCTGGCTTATCCCGACCTCAGCTTTGAAGTCGTCGGCATAGACACGGACGAGAGTGCTTTGGAATTGGCCCGTCAGAGATACCCCAACTGGACATTTGAGTTGGGCGACGTAAACGCGCTGAACTTGGACTTGGGCCGCTTCGATTTGGTCGTGGCCCTCAGCGTGCTGCAAAGTCGCGGGGTAAATCTGGACGTGGCCCTGCGCGGCCTCACCAAGCACCACCTGAGCGGGCGGGGCAGTCTGATTCTCGGCTTTCCCAATGCCCGCTACGCTGGCGGCGAGCTGCGCTACGGCGCACGGATGCTCAACTTCCGCGACCCGGATCTGTCGCTGCTGATGGCCGACGTGGCGCTGGTGCGCCGTCACCTGCACAAGCACGGCTTCAAGGTTTATGTGACCGGCAAATATGAAGTGCTGGTGACGGGCGTGCCGAGCGGTCAGGTTAAACTGAGTCCCTAA
- a CDS encoding SGNH/GDSL hydrolase family protein produces MTAAVSKPQRWVFIGDSITDTGRREDPEGYGDGYVSRIREQLLVDDPAYPVEFVNRGVSGDTVRELRQRWQSDVTALKPDLLSVKIGVNDVWRSFDGAPNQAVNAEEYRATLRGLLGEASILECRLVLVTPFLVEVDKADPMRSEVETRARIVGELADEFGAVLVALQPAFDAAVDASTPQRWAPDRVHPSGPGHLLIAREWLKAVRAADPD; encoded by the coding sequence ATGACTGCCGCAGTGAGCAAGCCGCAGCGCTGGGTCTTTATCGGGGACAGCATCACCGACACCGGACGCCGCGAAGACCCTGAGGGCTACGGTGACGGTTACGTCTCACGGATTCGTGAGCAACTGCTGGTGGACGATCCAGCCTACCCGGTTGAGTTCGTGAATCGGGGCGTCAGCGGCGACACCGTGCGCGAACTTCGGCAACGCTGGCAAAGTGACGTGACGGCCCTGAAGCCCGACCTGCTGAGCGTCAAAATTGGCGTGAACGATGTATGGCGCAGCTTTGACGGTGCACCGAATCAGGCCGTCAACGCAGAAGAATACCGGGCGACCCTGCGCGGCCTGCTGGGTGAAGCCAGCATTTTAGAGTGCCGCTTGGTGCTCGTCACGCCATTTCTGGTGGAAGTCGACAAGGCCGACCCGATGCGCTCAGAAGTGGAAACCCGCGCCCGCATCGTCGGTGAGTTGGCTGATGAGTTCGGGGCCGTGCTGGTGGCGCTGCAACCCGCCTTCGACGCCGCAGTGGACGCCAGTACGCCGCAGCGCTGGGCACCTGACCGGGTGCATCCCAGCGGGCCGGGACACTTGCTGATCGCTCGGGAATGGCTGAAAGCGGTCAGGGCCGCTGATCCAGACTAA
- a CDS encoding NAD-dependent malic enzyme, producing the protein MAQVSRYYDVKRGPDGHRYLSVKVTGFSLLHIPLLNKSTGFTPEERRFLGLEGLVPPHTSTFEEQKQRTFQRYLQQVTDLDKHEFMRALQDRNEVLFYGILADHLEELLPILYTPTVGEAVRVFSHIYRYPRGLSVSTLDVDRVEEMLDNVPLDDVRMIVATDSSAILGIGDQGFGGMAISIGKLSLYTAAGGVGPDKTLPVELDVGTNRQDLIDDPLYLGVHHTRLTGAAYDEFLDSFVEAVSARYPKAIIQWEDFARGTAFHVLNRYRKVIPSFNDDIQGTGAMALAGLISASRLKGERLQDQVFVVVGAGAGGIGVAGMIRSGLMRAGLSPAEASSKVYVIDRYGLLMHGQALEDHQLSFAKTPADVEGWTVGGEWPSLYETVKNCGATALLGLSGVPGLFSQPIVEALHANAAQPIVFPLSNPTANVEAQPADVLTWTNGAAIVASGSPFADVELSGVTYPIGQGNNAFIFPGLGFGAIISRAREITDSMIMAAAETLADETVQYGGLVYPPISVIREVSIKVAVRVARQAIFEGVAAEKRVRNLTDEELASFVERRFWKPHYLPLRKAEAGEMLL; encoded by the coding sequence ATGGCTCAAGTCTCGCGCTACTACGATGTCAAACGCGGCCCCGATGGGCACCGTTACCTCAGTGTCAAAGTCACCGGCTTTTCACTGCTGCATATTCCGCTGCTCAACAAGTCCACCGGCTTTACTCCCGAGGAGCGGCGCTTTCTAGGCTTAGAAGGTCTGGTGCCGCCGCACACCTCCACCTTCGAGGAGCAAAAGCAGCGCACCTTTCAGCGCTACCTCCAGCAAGTCACCGACCTCGACAAGCATGAGTTCATGCGGGCGCTGCAAGACCGCAACGAGGTGCTGTTTTACGGCATTCTGGCCGATCACCTCGAAGAACTGCTGCCGATTTTGTACACCCCGACGGTGGGGGAAGCGGTGCGGGTCTTTTCGCACATCTACCGCTACCCACGCGGGCTGTCGGTCAGCACTTTAGACGTTGACCGCGTGGAAGAAATGCTGGACAACGTGCCGCTGGACGACGTGCGAATGATTGTCGCCACCGATTCCAGCGCCATTCTGGGCATTGGCGATCAGGGCTTTGGCGGCATGGCCATCAGCATCGGCAAGCTCAGCCTCTACACGGCAGCGGGCGGCGTCGGCCCCGACAAGACCCTGCCGGTCGAGCTGGACGTGGGCACCAACCGCCAGGATTTGATCGACGATCCGCTCTACCTCGGCGTTCACCACACCCGCCTGACTGGAGCCGCCTACGACGAATTTCTCGACAGTTTTGTCGAAGCCGTCTCGGCCCGCTATCCCAAAGCCATCATCCAGTGGGAAGATTTTGCGCGTGGTACGGCGTTTCACGTGCTCAACCGTTACCGCAAGGTCATTCCCAGCTTCAACGACGACATTCAGGGCACCGGGGCAATGGCGCTGGCAGGCCTGATCAGCGCGTCTCGGCTCAAGGGAGAGCGGCTGCAAGACCAGGTCTTTGTGGTGGTCGGCGCGGGCGCGGGCGGCATCGGCGTAGCGGGCATGATCCGCAGCGGCCTGATGCGGGCGGGGCTGAGTCCTGCCGAGGCGAGCAGCAAAGTCTACGTGATTGACCGCTACGGCCTGCTGATGCACGGTCAGGCCCTCGAAGACCACCAGCTCAGCTTTGCCAAAACGCCTGCCGACGTTGAGGGCTGGACAGTGGGCGGCGAGTGGCCCAGCTTGTACGAAACCGTCAAGAACTGCGGAGCTACCGCGTTGTTAGGCTTGTCAGGTGTACCGGGCCTGTTTAGCCAGCCGATCGTAGAAGCGCTGCACGCCAACGCGGCTCAGCCCATTGTTTTCCCGCTGTCCAACCCCACCGCCAATGTGGAAGCCCAGCCTGCCGACGTGCTGACTTGGACGAACGGAGCCGCCATCGTCGCTTCGGGCAGCCCGTTTGCCGATGTAGAACTCAGCGGCGTGACGTATCCGATTGGGCAGGGCAACAACGCCTTCATTTTTCCAGGGCTGGGCTTCGGGGCGATTATCAGCCGCGCCCGCGAAATCACCGACAGCATGATTATGGCCGCCGCCGAAACGCTGGCCGACGAAACCGTTCAGTACGGCGGGCTGGTTTATCCGCCGATCTCTGTTATCCGCGAGGTGTCGATCAAGGTCGCCGTGCGGGTGGCCCGCCAAGCCATTTTTGAAGGTGTAGCCGCCGAAAAGCGGGTTCGCAACCTGACCGACGAGGAGCTGGCCTCCTTCGTGGAACGCCGCTTCTGGAAGCCCCACTACTTGCCGCTGCGGAAAGCGGAAGCTGGGGAAATGCTGCTGTAA
- a CDS encoding MBL fold metallo-hydrolase, protein MKLNNDLLLLNLTADFGSGPSLLHPVLILDDEAGHTLVDAGVPGMEDAINAELATLGLSLKDIKQVIVTHHDLDHIGSLPAIITASGAQVWALEREIPLIEGDEWPQKRPKPEQVEQMMADPTVPQPRKEMIRRMSALPPVQVKVNRSLRDGEMLPLAGGVRVVATPGHTFGHASLYLERSKTLITGDALVSEQGQLGAPRAQVTPDMTAASESVSKMAALDVNTIVTYHGGVVSEGANGQLRRVADEMAGTDG, encoded by the coding sequence ATGAAACTCAACAACGACCTGCTGCTGCTCAACCTGACCGCCGACTTCGGGAGCGGCCCCAGTCTGCTTCATCCCGTCCTGATTCTGGACGACGAGGCCGGGCATACTTTGGTGGACGCTGGAGTGCCGGGCATGGAAGACGCTATCAACGCCGAACTGGCCACGCTGGGCCTGAGTCTCAAAGACATCAAACAGGTCATCGTGACCCACCACGACCTCGACCACATCGGCAGCCTGCCAGCGATCATCACGGCCAGCGGCGCACAAGTCTGGGCGCTGGAGCGCGAGATTCCGCTGATCGAAGGTGACGAGTGGCCGCAAAAAAGGCCCAAACCGGAGCAAGTCGAGCAGATGATGGCCGACCCCACTGTGCCGCAGCCGCGCAAGGAGATGATCCGCCGGATGTCGGCCCTGCCGCCGGTACAGGTCAAAGTGAACCGCTCCCTTAGGGACGGCGAGATGCTGCCGCTGGCCGGGGGCGTGCGGGTGGTGGCGACGCCGGGCCACACCTTCGGCCACGCCAGCTTGTACCTTGAGCGCAGCAAGACGCTGATCACCGGAGACGCACTGGTTTCCGAACAGGGTCAGCTCGGCGCACCCAGAGCGCAGGTCACGCCCGACATGACGGCGGCGAGTGAGTCGGTAAGCAAGATGGCCGCTCTGGACGTGAACACCATCGTGACCTATCACGGCGGCGTGGTGAGCGAGGGAGCCAACGGGCAACTCCGCCGGGTGGCGGACGAGATGGCCGGGACAGACGGATGA
- the lysS gene encoding lysine--tRNA ligase has protein sequence MSDDAQPQHSPSQATNTPAPQRQLHEQTIARLNNQAALAEAGFETHPYSYPQTHHAADLLAAHLSGEHGERWDDEVSSLAGRVMLFRHMGGAAFADLQDESGTIQLYFGKKTTEQFAATKKIDLGDIIGVKGVPFVTKTGQLTLEVQHWQPLVKSLHPLPSKVHGLQDEELRARRRYVDLMINPESRAAYRTRSKIVRAIRHYLDDHGFMEVEGPNLQTVPGGTEAKPFKTFHNALSHEFSLRISLELYLKRLLVGGFEKVYEIGRNFRNEGIDRTHNPEFTMLEAYFAYGDYNDMMKLVEEMLHSLVIEIHGQPVIEYQGKTVDFSLPFKRLDFVAALKEAAGLDFDPLDLAQLRAWSDGKHPEFRKVPDYKLLDKLGGEYVEGQLIDPTFLTDMPLVISPLVKAHRSRAGLAERADLYVAGFELAPIYSELNDALDQRARFEAQTARRDAGDDEAHEQDEDFLLALEYGMPPTAGMGMGIDRLTMLLTNKDSIRDVLLFPLLKPEDGTPDAARQTPPDQNMPEAAPS, from the coding sequence ATGTCCGACGACGCCCAACCCCAACACTCACCCAGTCAAGCGACCAATACCCCAGCACCCCAGCGCCAACTGCATGAGCAGACGATTGCCCGCCTCAACAACCAAGCCGCCCTTGCCGAGGCCGGTTTTGAAACGCACCCGTACAGCTACCCCCAGACCCACCACGCCGCCGATCTCTTGGCCGCCCACCTCAGCGGTGAACACGGCGAGCGCTGGGATGACGAAGTCAGCAGCTTGGCCGGACGCGTCATGCTGTTTCGGCACATGGGCGGCGCGGCTTTTGCCGATCTTCAAGATGAAAGCGGCACCATTCAACTGTATTTCGGCAAAAAAACCACTGAGCAGTTTGCCGCCACCAAGAAAATCGATCTGGGCGACATTATCGGCGTGAAAGGTGTGCCGTTCGTGACCAAGACGGGGCAACTCACCTTGGAAGTGCAGCATTGGCAACCGCTGGTCAAAAGCCTTCACCCACTTCCCAGCAAAGTTCATGGTTTACAAGATGAAGAACTGCGTGCCCGCCGCCGCTACGTAGATTTGATGATCAATCCCGAAAGCCGGGCGGCCTACCGCACCCGTTCAAAGATCGTGCGGGCCATTCGGCATTACTTGGATGATCACGGTTTCATGGAAGTGGAAGGCCCAAATTTACAAACGGTGCCTGGCGGAACGGAAGCCAAGCCCTTTAAGACCTTCCATAACGCTTTGTCACATGAATTCTCTCTGCGAATCAGTTTAGAGCTTTACCTCAAGCGCCTCTTGGTGGGCGGTTTTGAGAAAGTCTACGAAATTGGCCGCAACTTCCGCAACGAGGGCATCGATCGTACCCACAATCCCGAATTCACCATGCTGGAAGCTTACTTTGCTTACGGCGATTACAACGACATGATGAAACTGGTCGAAGAGATGCTTCACAGCTTGGTCATCGAGATTCACGGCCAACCGGTGATCGAGTATCAGGGCAAAACAGTGGATTTCAGCTTGCCGTTTAAGCGCTTAGACTTCGTGGCGGCCCTCAAAGAAGCGGCAGGGTTAGACTTCGACCCGCTGGATTTGGCTCAGTTGCGGGCTTGGAGTGATGGTAAGCACCCTGAATTTCGCAAAGTGCCGGATTACAAATTGCTCGACAAACTCGGCGGCGAGTACGTGGAAGGGCAGCTGATCGACCCGACTTTCCTCACCGATATGCCGCTGGTGATCAGTCCGCTGGTTAAGGCGCACCGCTCGCGGGCTGGGCTGGCCGAACGGGCTGACCTCTATGTGGCAGGCTTTGAACTCGCCCCGATCTACTCCGAGCTCAACGACGCGCTCGACCAACGCGCCCGCTTCGAAGCCCAGACGGCCCGCCGCGACGCAGGCGACGACGAAGCCCACGAGCAAGACGAGGACTTTTTGCTGGCGCTGGAATACGGAATGCCGCCGACTGCCGGAATGGGCATGGGAATTGACCGCCTGACCATGCTGCTAACCAACAAAGACAGCATTCGCGACGTGCTGCTCTTTCCGCTGCTCAAACCCGAAGACGGCACGCCGGACGCGGCGCGGCAGACCCCGCCGGATCAGAATATGCCGGAAGCCGCGCCGAGCTGA
- a CDS encoding ion channel has product MTAPLPPGQDSPKLTETPHDLGLGRVVAEQSGERFLNKDGSFNVQRRGMGWQSISLYGALLTVPWNLFFLTMGALYLALNALFGLIYFGLGSGALSEEPLMGMGRYLACFFFSVQTFGTIGYGHVYPLSVAANTVVTVEAFVSLLGVALATGVLFARFSRPQSRILFSQVAVIAPFEGGKALMFRLINGRRSQLMNAKVEAVHTQFETLPDGRRVRRFKRLQLERAEVTLFPLAWTVVHPITQDSPYWHTTLEALREADAEIMVVFSATDEAVQQNIHARSSYKIHEFRWNHRFADLYRRTRDGHLYVDAERLHDTEAILEEVAPSLE; this is encoded by the coding sequence ATGACCGCTCCCCTACCGCCCGGACAAGACTCCCCCAAACTCACCGAAACGCCTCACGATCTCGGTTTGGGCCGGGTGGTGGCCGAGCAGTCCGGCGAGCGCTTTCTCAATAAAGACGGCAGTTTCAATGTGCAGCGCCGGGGCATGGGCTGGCAATCCATCAGCCTTTACGGCGCACTGCTGACGGTGCCGTGGAACCTGTTTTTCCTGACGATGGGCGCACTGTATCTGGCGCTCAACGCGTTGTTCGGCCTGATTTATTTCGGGCTGGGCAGCGGCGCACTCAGCGAAGAACCCCTCATGGGCATGGGGCGCTATCTGGCCTGCTTTTTTTTCAGCGTGCAGACGTTCGGCACCATCGGTTACGGCCACGTGTATCCGCTGTCGGTGGCGGCCAACACGGTGGTCACGGTTGAAGCTTTTGTCAGCTTGCTGGGCGTGGCGCTGGCCACCGGCGTGCTGTTTGCCCGCTTCTCAAGGCCGCAAAGCCGGATTTTGTTTAGCCAAGTGGCGGTGATCGCGCCGTTTGAAGGCGGCAAAGCGCTGATGTTCCGGCTCATCAACGGGCGGCGCAGCCAACTGATGAACGCCAAAGTCGAAGCGGTGCATACCCAGTTTGAAACCCTGCCGGATGGACGGCGGGTGCGGCGCTTCAAGCGGCTGCAACTCGAACGTGCAGAAGTCACGCTGTTTCCGCTGGCGTGGACGGTGGTACACCCGATTACCCAAGACAGCCCGTATTGGCACACCACGCTGGAGGCTCTGCGCGAGGCTGACGCCGAAATCATGGTGGTCTTCAGCGCCACAGACGAGGCGGTGCAGCAAAACATTCACGCCCGCAGCAGCTACAAAATCCACGAGTTTCGCTGGAATCACCGCTTCGCCGACCTCTACCGCCGCACCCGTGACGGCCACCTCTATGTGGACGCCGAGCGCCTGCACGACACCGAAGCCATTTTGGAAGAAGTTGCACCGAGTCTAGAATGA
- the metK gene encoding methionine adenosyltransferase, with protein sequence MRKFYTSESVSEGHPDKLADFISDSILDEFLRQEPSSRVAVETLLTTGMAVVAGEVTAHSAHVDVQRVVREAVKLVGYTRAHYGFDAEYSAVLVALHEQSPDIAGGVNFSEEWRGMSEAERADPANAHSMIGAGDQGLMFGYATDETPELMPLPISLAHKLTRRLAELRKAEIVPYLRPDAKAQVTVVREDGDTWVDTVVISTQHDEEVSQEQIRADMEAQVIRAVIPAEYLRPETKFFINPSGKFVIGGPHGDTGLTGRKIIVDTYGGAVPHGGGAFSGKDPTKVDRSAAYYARYIAKNLVAAGLAKKALVEVAYAIGRASPVSLRVDSYGTGKLSDEALADLVRRHFDARPQAIIAELDLLRPIYAQTAAYGHFGRPEFPWEQLSKVDALRVEAEALA encoded by the coding sequence ATGCGGAAGTTTTATACCTCAGAATCGGTTTCCGAAGGCCATCCCGACAAACTGGCCGACTTCATCTCCGACAGCATTCTCGACGAGTTTTTGCGCCAAGAACCCAGCAGCCGCGTCGCGGTCGAAACCCTGCTGACCACCGGCATGGCTGTGGTGGCGGGCGAAGTCACCGCCCACAGCGCCCACGTGGACGTGCAGCGGGTGGTGCGCGAGGCGGTCAAGCTCGTCGGCTATACCCGCGCCCACTACGGCTTTGACGCCGAGTACAGCGCCGTGCTGGTGGCGCTCCACGAGCAGAGCCCCGACATCGCGGGCGGCGTGAACTTCAGTGAGGAGTGGCGCGGCATGAGTGAGGCCGAGCGGGCCGATCCGGCCAATGCCCACAGCATGATCGGAGCGGGCGATCAGGGGCTGATGTTCGGCTACGCCACCGACGAAACGCCCGAACTGATGCCGCTGCCGATCAGCCTCGCCCACAAGCTGACCCGCCGCCTCGCCGAGCTCCGCAAAGCCGAGATTGTGCCGTACCTTCGCCCCGACGCCAAAGCCCAGGTCACAGTGGTGCGCGAGGACGGCGATACTTGGGTCGATACGGTGGTCATTTCTACCCAGCACGACGAGGAAGTCTCGCAGGAGCAGATTCGCGCCGATATGGAAGCCCAAGTCATCCGGGCCGTGATTCCCGCCGAGTACCTGCGCCCCGAAACCAAGTTCTTTATCAATCCCTCCGGCAAATTCGTGATCGGTGGGCCGCACGGCGACACCGGCCTGACCGGGCGCAAGATCATCGTGGACACTTACGGCGGCGCAGTTCCGCACGGCGGCGGAGCCTTCTCCGGCAAAGACCCCACCAAGGTGGATCGCTCAGCGGCGTACTACGCCCGTTATATTGCCAAGAATCTGGTGGCGGCGGGCCTCGCCAAAAAAGCGCTGGTGGAAGTCGCCTACGCCATTGGCCGCGCTTCTCCGGTGTCGCTGCGGGTGGATTCCTACGGCACTGGCAAGCTGAGCGACGAAGCGCTGGCCGACTTGGTGCGCCGCCATTTCGACGCCCGCCCGCAGGCCATCATCGCTGAGCTGGACTTGCTGCGGCCCATCTACGCCCAGACCGCCGCTTACGGTCACTTTGGCCGCCCCGAGTTTCCCTGGGAGCAGCTCAGCAAAGTGGACGCGCTGAGAGTAGAAGCGGAAGCGCTGGCCTAA
- the pyrF gene encoding orotidine-5'-phosphate decarboxylase yields MTPTPFAQRLTERSLTLGTRLCLGLDPRLDAYESRDALRQHTLAVLDGCAPYAACVKPQFAFYEALGLWGMQLLEDLCAAARSLDLPIILDGKRGDIGSTAAAYAQAWLMGDHAGDALTVNPFLGAETLTPFVEAAQANGGAVFVLVKTSNPGQADFQGEGVSERVAQVVARLGQDEVERSGSELSSVGAVVGATHPQELAQWRAAMPHALLLLPGLGAQGAKAADLAAAFLPDGTGAVVSASRGIQYAHALDVDAAGAAAKSFRDELNAALKL; encoded by the coding sequence ATGACTCCCACTCCCTTTGCCCAGCGCCTCACCGAACGCAGCCTCACTCTCGGCACCCGCCTGTGCCTCGGCCTCGATCCCCGACTGGACGCTTACGAGAGCCGCGACGCCCTGCGGCAGCACACTTTGGCGGTGCTGGACGGCTGCGCTCCTTACGCCGCCTGCGTCAAACCGCAATTCGCCTTTTACGAAGCGCTGGGCCTGTGGGGCATGCAACTCCTCGAAGACCTCTGCGCGGCGGCCCGCTCACTCGACCTGCCAATTATTCTGGACGGCAAGCGCGGCGATATCGGCTCCACGGCGGCGGCCTACGCGCAGGCGTGGCTGATGGGCGATCACGCGGGCGACGCGCTGACCGTCAATCCGTTTCTGGGCGCGGAGACGCTGACACCGTTCGTGGAAGCGGCACAGGCCAACGGCGGCGCGGTGTTCGTGTTGGTCAAGACCAGCAATCCGGGTCAAGCTGATTTTCAGGGCGAAGGAGTATCGGAGCGGGTGGCGCAGGTGGTGGCACGGCTGGGACAAGACGAAGTGGAGCGGAGCGGCAGCGAACTCAGCAGTGTCGGCGCGGTGGTGGGCGCGACGCATCCGCAGGAACTGGCGCAGTGGCGGGCGGCCATGCCCCACGCGCTCCTGCTGCTGCCGGGGCTGGGAGCGCAGGGGGCCAAAGCGGCCGACCTCGCCGCCGCCTTCTTACCGGACGGCACGGGCGCGGTGGTGAGTGCCAGCCGGGGCATTCAGTACGCCCATGCGCTGGACGTGGACGCGGCAGGTGCAGCCGCCAAGAGCTTCCGGGACGAGCTGAACGCGGCGCTCAAGCTCTAA
- a CDS encoding copper chaperone PCu(A)C gives MSLQSVFFALILLAVVPAAQAQQHHSMPGMTMPVPAQPATSTAKKLPAAPVKISGAFVQALPPSAADGSVYLSITNTGKAALKLTGGTSNVSKAVTPMQQTKMEGMAGMTGMKDLPTMIIKAGQTLTLSPGGNHLMLYRMKRVPQVGEKVTLTLNFTGYAPLTLKVPVKRL, from the coding sequence ATGTCTCTTCAATCTGTTTTTTTTGCTCTGATCCTGCTGGCAGTTGTTCCGGCAGCGCAGGCCCAGCAACACCACAGCATGCCCGGTATGACCATGCCAGTGCCCGCTCAACCCGCGACCAGTACCGCCAAGAAGTTGCCCGCCGCGCCCGTCAAAATTAGCGGAGCGTTTGTTCAGGCGCTCCCGCCCAGCGCGGCAGACGGCAGCGTGTACTTGAGCATCACCAACACCGGCAAGGCGGCCCTCAAGCTGACCGGCGGCACGTCCAATGTGAGTAAGGCAGTCACGCCGATGCAGCAAACCAAAATGGAAGGCATGGCCGGAATGACCGGCATGAAGGATTTGCCCACCATGATCATCAAGGCAGGCCAGACCCTGACGCTGAGTCCGGGCGGCAACCATTTGATGCTCTACAGGATGAAGCGCGTGCCGCAGGTCGGCGAAAAGGTCACGTTGACGCTGAACTTTACAGGCTACGCGCCGCTGACCCTCAAAGTGCCCGTCAAGCGGTTGTAG
- a CDS encoding DUF2946 family protein: MTPAAKQRLLQLWTALLCLAASFAYLLREPDHLSGSLSLPAVAGMATDMGNMDMSGELADMEMDRADHSAHAPSSAPNKSAHSHARHCPFCFSAAFALETQGVELWVDTAKHADFSSFPYHTPHLLTLRHAEARAPPPFQS, translated from the coding sequence GTGACCCCTGCGGCCAAACAACGTCTGCTCCAGCTTTGGACGGCGCTGCTGTGTTTGGCCGCTTCCTTTGCCTACCTGCTGCGCGAGCCAGACCACTTGAGCGGCTCGCTGAGTTTGCCAGCGGTGGCAGGCATGGCGACGGACATGGGGAACATGGACATGAGCGGCGAACTGGCCGACATGGAGATGGATCGGGCCGACCATTCAGCCCACGCCCCATCCAGCGCCCCAAATAAGTCAGCGCACAGCCACGCTCGGCACTGCCCGTTTTGCTTTAGTGCCGCCTTCGCACTGGAGACTCAGGGCGTCGAGCTGTGGGTGGATACGGCCAAGCACGCCGACTTTTCGAGTTTCCCTTATCACACGCCGCATCTGCTGACCTTGCGGCACGCCGAGGCCCGCGCTCCACCTCCGTTCCAGAGCTGA